From the Melopsittacus undulatus isolate bMelUnd1 unplaced genomic scaffold, bMelUnd1.mat.Z mat_scaffold_173_arrow_ctg1, whole genome shotgun sequence genome, one window contains:
- the LOC117438363 gene encoding trimethyllysine dioxygenase, mitochondrial-like, translating into MGQAAEVSSCSGFSCPCSIQVFHCLKHKGTGGRTLLVDGFYAAEQVLQCAPDQFELLTKVPVKHEYVENVGDCHNHMIGIGPVLNVYPWNNELYLIRYNNYDRAVINMVPYDAVHRWYAAHCTLTTELRRPENELWVKLKPGKILLRMEAVNTKVPFASS; encoded by the exons ATGGGACAGGCAGCCGAGGTGTCTTCATGCTCTGGTTTCTCTTGCCCATGCAGCATCCAAGTGTTCCACTGCCTGAAGCACAAGGGCACGGGTGGGCGGACGCTGCTGGTGGATGGTTTCTATGCAGCAGAGCAAGTTCTCCAGTGCGCCCCAGACCAATTTGAGCTGCTCACCAAGGTCCCAGTGAAGCACGAGTATGTTGAGAATGTGGGAGACTGCCACAACCACATGATTGGAATTGGGCCAGTTCTCAATGTCTACCCCTGGAACAATGAGCTTTATCTCATTAG ATACAACAACTATGATCGTGCTGTCATCAACATGGTGCCGTACGACGCTGTGCATCGCTGGTACGCTGCTCACTGCACCCTCACCACTGAGCTCCGGAGACCAGAGAATGAGCTCTGGGTCAAACTGAAGCCAGGCAAG ATCCTCCTGCGTATGGAGGCAGTGAACACGAAGGTGCCTTTTGCCTCCAGCTAA